A stretch of the Flavobacterium aquiphilum genome encodes the following:
- a CDS encoding helix-turn-helix and ligand-binding sensor domain-containing protein — translation MKTKLLHIFFFCFLSSQLFAQELLPFVENYNKSNYQGDNQIWNVVQGNDNAMYFANNYYLLRYDGVKWEKYTLPYKTIIRSIMVDGDRIYSGSYQEFGYWSRKNAKMHYVSITKGKKVFDAKDNEEIWKIFKFNNKIYFQSFNSIFVFDGKSIKKKPFPFLISYCFVIDNQLLIASVEKGIFRLTNGKIEKVNGLSLLENNVIHAIQKHENKVYFFTKKSGVYVFENNVLSPWKSSLNDILKSANINVAQFIQNNKLVIGTANKGVYILDLNDGSYKNINRNNVLMNNSILSIGQDSENDLWLGLDNGITHIEVNSPISIFYDSSGILGSVYSVASTPKGYLMASNHGIFKYEDKQLSLIQNTQGQAWNISKIKDQYLIGHNEGTYIYKNDALSKLSNINGGWNLTKSGINNSYLQATYSGVVVYNNSNDLKQKTVITGIQKPIKYLAQNRKNEIWAADNNRGLYRILYNDDYVTTKVENVTQRSKINNDFGVKIFEFRNEILFLIDNSWYTFNSIANQLVPNELFNTNFKNVSDIVAIDENHFMVLQEGLLYHISAQGTKFIKNCIQEKYYKGKIINGNLKVFRDKNSYLLNLDDGFISMEFKYDGKKNVNVKIEAFNDDILVKNNSKINHNSELRINVISGIYGASKPDLFYKINGDKVFFPVKEGLILLNNLNSGSNDVTIYSNDGLNYNRITGFQFVVARAWYFSNLMIFVYLILIGLILYLYYKWNKMKYIQKLELQKEELKHQKEIMEMELKAENELNIQEYEKHILELELQTKSSEVAGKSLSIAKQSEMIENIQNILDTESDFNKLKSEIKKAIKINAVNKHEWEVFETNLNQINNEFITALSKKYPQLTSKDIKLCVYLKMNLSSKEIAPMMNISFRGVELHRYRLRKKLGLAQDETLSKFLLSI, via the coding sequence TTGAAAACGAAACTACTTCATATATTTTTTTTCTGTTTTTTGTCATCGCAATTATTTGCTCAAGAGTTACTTCCTTTTGTTGAAAATTATAACAAATCAAACTATCAGGGTGATAACCAAATTTGGAATGTTGTTCAAGGAAATGACAATGCGATGTATTTTGCCAATAATTACTATTTGCTTAGGTATGACGGCGTAAAATGGGAGAAATATACGTTGCCCTACAAAACAATTATTCGATCTATAATGGTAGATGGAGACCGAATTTACTCTGGTTCTTATCAGGAATTTGGTTATTGGTCCCGAAAAAACGCCAAGATGCATTATGTTTCTATTACAAAAGGGAAAAAAGTATTTGATGCAAAAGATAATGAGGAAATATGGAAAATATTTAAGTTTAACAACAAAATTTATTTTCAGTCTTTCAATAGTATTTTCGTGTTTGACGGTAAGTCAATAAAGAAAAAGCCATTTCCTTTTTTGATATCCTATTGTTTTGTTATTGATAATCAATTATTAATCGCTTCAGTTGAAAAAGGAATTTTTCGGTTGACTAACGGAAAAATCGAAAAAGTAAATGGATTGTCTCTTTTGGAAAATAATGTTATTCACGCCATCCAAAAGCATGAAAATAAGGTTTATTTTTTTACAAAAAAGAGCGGGGTTTATGTATTTGAGAACAATGTTTTGAGTCCCTGGAAGAGTAGTTTGAATGATATTTTGAAATCTGCCAATATTAATGTTGCGCAATTTATCCAAAACAATAAATTGGTTATCGGAACAGCCAATAAAGGTGTTTATATTCTCGATTTGAATGACGGTTCATATAAAAATATCAATCGAAATAATGTCTTGATGAACAACTCAATTCTTAGTATTGGTCAAGATAGTGAAAATGACTTGTGGCTAGGGCTAGATAACGGAATTACTCATATCGAAGTCAATTCTCCAATTTCAATATTTTATGACAGTTCTGGTATTTTAGGGTCTGTATATTCCGTAGCGAGCACTCCAAAGGGGTATTTAATGGCTTCTAATCATGGTATTTTTAAGTATGAAGACAAGCAACTGTCATTAATTCAAAATACACAAGGTCAGGCTTGGAATATTAGTAAAATTAAAGATCAGTATCTCATTGGCCACAACGAAGGAACCTACATTTACAAAAATGATGCGTTAAGTAAATTGAGTAATATTAACGGAGGCTGGAATTTGACTAAAAGTGGTATTAATAATTCGTACCTGCAAGCAACTTACAGCGGAGTTGTTGTTTATAATAATTCTAATGATTTAAAGCAAAAAACGGTAATTACGGGAATACAAAAACCAATCAAATATCTTGCACAAAACAGGAAAAATGAAATTTGGGCAGCAGACAATAACAGAGGTTTGTACCGTATTCTTTATAATGATGACTATGTGACCACCAAAGTCGAAAATGTGACCCAACGCAGTAAAATTAACAATGACTTTGGGGTTAAGATATTTGAATTCCGTAACGAAATTCTCTTTCTAATAGACAATTCATGGTATACTTTTAATTCCATAGCAAATCAATTGGTGCCCAATGAACTATTTAATACAAATTTTAAAAATGTCTCTGATATTGTTGCCATAGATGAAAATCATTTCATGGTACTTCAGGAAGGGCTTTTGTATCATATAAGTGCTCAAGGGACTAAATTCATCAAAAACTGCATTCAGGAGAAATATTATAAAGGAAAAATCATCAATGGAAACTTGAAAGTGTTTAGGGATAAAAACAGTTATTTACTAAATCTGGATGATGGTTTTATTTCAATGGAATTTAAATACGATGGGAAAAAGAATGTCAATGTTAAGATTGAAGCTTTCAATGACGATATTTTGGTTAAAAATAATTCAAAAATCAACCATAATTCAGAGCTGAGGATAAATGTAATATCAGGAATTTATGGTGCGTCAAAACCGGATTTGTTTTATAAAATAAATGGGGACAAAGTTTTTTTTCCAGTCAAAGAGGGATTAATCCTTTTGAATAACCTTAATAGTGGTTCGAACGATGTCACTATTTACAGTAATGACGGGTTGAATTATAATAGAATAACCGGTTTTCAGTTTGTAGTGGCCAGAGCATGGTATTTTTCAAACTTGATGATTTTTGTATATCTGATTTTGATAGGACTCATCCTTTATCTTTATTATAAGTGGAATAAAATGAAATACATTCAGAAGCTCGAATTGCAAAAAGAGGAATTGAAACATCAGAAGGAAATTATGGAAATGGAGTTGAAAGCCGAAAATGAATTGAACATTCAGGAGTACGAAAAGCATATTTTGGAATTGGAATTGCAAACAAAATCTTCAGAAGTCGCAGGGAAATCACTTTCAATAGCCAAGCAAAGCGAGATGATTGAGAATATTCAGAATATCCTTGATACAGAATCGGATTTCAATAAACTGAAGAGTGAGATCAAAAAAGCAATAAAAATCAATGCTGTCAATAAACATGAGTGGGAAGTTTTTGAAACCAATCTCAATCAGATTAACAACGAATTTATAACTGCCTTATCCAAGAAATATCCGCAATTGACTTCAAAGGATATTAAGCTGTGTGTTTACCTGAAAATGAATCTTTCCTCCAAAGAAATTGCTCCAATGATGAATATTTCTTTTAGAGGAGTGGAGCTACATCGTTATCGTTTAAGAAAGAAATTGGGACTTGCACAAGATGAAACGCTTTCTAAATTTTTATTATCCATATAA
- a CDS encoding SusC/RagA family TonB-linked outer membrane protein has protein sequence MRNFIFSFLALILLPAYMSGQVIKGKVVDQTGIGVPGAFIVAGNVSADTDFDGNFSIAAKEGTILKISLVGFESVSVPATLTPMTITLKESKDTALKEVVVIGYGTRKKIDNTTAISSIKAEEITKTKVLNASQAIQGKASGVQVISSDLPGSTPSVIIRGLGTALGGRTPLYVVDGMQTENINNINSNDITSYEILKDASALAIYGTRAANGVIIITTKKGKGEKISVEIESFAGMREPLKKVKMAGSNKYSHYSNVALQSTTFSQDQPVNTDWFDEITRTGTYTQNNISISGASESIKYFFSLGNYEEKAVLNGLDYGRTTFRNNNEYKISKKLTLNQNFSFTSGKSVPKPLSAFTNAYKQSPIVPVYFPDGKYGVSRVGNDGFASETGSSFNNVGNPVAQLNFFDEQQRSVTLQGGLKLDYEIIKSLKFTSQFNGEFYTWKQYNYDDTKNIWLAANPNKVSSDYENEFPNANINLLTKGREQYFNWNMSNYLTYNEVFGEIHDVELTAGIETSVKGPREKLTIARKNVNSNSNYWSLKGDNDYETNITSYQDEVFNETKLASYFGRFQYKLMDKYLFTGTIRRDGSSNFGKDYRWGNFPAFGLGWVITKEKFMEDVKVINLLKLRGGWGRLGNQNVPLNNQSYTSGPNAYLGGSILNLGTTISSQIDPSLSWEITEESSVGLDFELLDNRLKGAFDVYDKNTSNVILNTKPYLTSGITSASPAHVGEVSNKGFEVSLRWDDKITDDFSYWVGGNFSNNKNEITGLKDVILSPVIGGGLGNGQDTKLLDNTTVGQPLGSFYIYQYAGFDATNGKMMYYNAAGEKVTQDALNANTDKKYVGSSLPKSNYGLSLGFNYKNFDFSVDGYGTSGAKVYNGKKAQRFSGENIEESLATDFWTTNNLTASNPAPFNQVPVASTYYLESGDFFRINNITLGYKLPIQSNNLISSCRIYVNAINPFITQKFSGFSPELNGDGNPYGTQGVELDAYPTLRSFVIGANLKF, from the coding sequence ATGAGAAATTTTATTTTTAGCTTTTTAGCACTCATTCTCCTTCCAGCCTATATGTCTGGTCAAGTAATCAAAGGAAAAGTAGTAGATCAGACTGGAATAGGAGTTCCTGGCGCATTTATTGTTGCAGGAAATGTTTCAGCAGATACTGATTTTGATGGAAATTTTAGTATTGCAGCCAAAGAGGGTACAATATTAAAAATTAGCTTAGTCGGTTTTGAATCGGTATCAGTTCCGGCGACTTTAACACCTATGACCATTACGCTGAAAGAATCAAAAGACACAGCGCTTAAAGAAGTGGTTGTCATTGGATACGGTACAAGAAAGAAAATAGATAATACTACTGCTATTTCTTCTATAAAAGCCGAAGAGATTACCAAAACCAAAGTATTGAATGCTTCTCAAGCGATTCAAGGTAAAGCGTCTGGGGTACAGGTGATATCATCTGATTTACCGGGTAGTACGCCTTCAGTAATTATTAGAGGTTTGGGTACTGCTTTGGGAGGGCGAACTCCTTTATATGTTGTAGATGGAATGCAAACAGAAAACATCAATAACATAAACTCAAACGACATTACTTCTTATGAAATTTTAAAAGATGCATCGGCACTCGCTATTTACGGTACAAGAGCTGCTAATGGAGTAATCATCATTACAACTAAAAAAGGTAAAGGAGAGAAAATATCTGTAGAAATTGAAAGCTTTGCAGGTATGAGGGAGCCTTTGAAAAAGGTTAAAATGGCTGGGAGCAATAAATATTCCCACTATTCTAATGTTGCATTACAATCGACTACTTTTTCTCAAGATCAGCCTGTAAATACAGATTGGTTTGATGAAATTACCAGAACAGGAACTTATACTCAAAATAATATTTCTATTTCTGGAGCATCAGAAAGCATAAAATACTTTTTCAGTTTAGGAAATTACGAAGAAAAAGCAGTTTTGAATGGTTTAGATTATGGTCGTACAACTTTTAGAAATAATAATGAATATAAAATTTCTAAAAAATTGACTTTAAATCAAAATTTCAGTTTTACTTCTGGAAAATCTGTACCAAAACCATTGAGTGCTTTTACAAATGCATATAAGCAATCGCCAATTGTGCCAGTTTATTTTCCTGATGGTAAATATGGTGTGTCTCGTGTAGGCAATGATGGTTTTGCAAGTGAAACTGGTTCTTCATTTAATAATGTTGGAAATCCGGTGGCTCAGTTGAATTTTTTCGATGAGCAACAAAGAAGTGTAACCTTGCAAGGTGGATTGAAGTTAGATTATGAGATTATAAAATCATTGAAATTTACTTCACAATTTAATGGTGAATTTTATACTTGGAAACAATACAATTATGATGACACAAAAAACATTTGGTTGGCTGCAAACCCCAACAAAGTTTCAAGTGATTATGAAAATGAATTTCCAAATGCGAATATAAATTTATTGACTAAAGGCAGAGAACAATACTTTAATTGGAATATGTCTAATTATCTGACTTATAATGAAGTGTTTGGTGAAATTCATGATGTAGAGTTGACAGCAGGTATCGAGACTTCAGTTAAAGGCCCGAGAGAAAAACTGACAATAGCTAGAAAAAATGTTAATTCAAATTCTAATTATTGGTCTTTGAAAGGAGATAATGATTATGAAACAAATATAACAAGTTACCAGGATGAGGTTTTTAATGAAACTAAATTGGCATCTTATTTTGGCCGTTTCCAATATAAATTAATGGATAAATACTTGTTTACCGGAACTATTAGACGTGACGGGTCTTCAAATTTTGGAAAAGATTACCGTTGGGGTAATTTTCCCGCCTTTGGTTTAGGTTGGGTTATAACCAAAGAAAAGTTTATGGAAGATGTTAAAGTGATTAACTTGTTGAAATTAAGAGGCGGTTGGGGTAGATTAGGTAACCAAAACGTACCTCTTAACAATCAGTCGTATACATCTGGTCCAAATGCTTATTTAGGAGGTTCAATTTTAAATCTGGGAACAACTATTAGTTCTCAAATTGATCCTAGTTTATCTTGGGAAATAACCGAAGAATCTTCTGTTGGTTTAGATTTTGAATTATTAGACAACAGATTAAAAGGAGCTTTTGATGTATATGATAAAAATACTTCAAACGTAATTTTAAATACTAAGCCATATTTAACTTCTGGAATCACATCGGCTTCACCAGCACATGTTGGAGAAGTTTCAAACAAAGGATTTGAGGTTTCTTTGCGTTGGGATGACAAAATTACTGATGATTTTAGTTATTGGGTTGGAGGTAATTTTTCGAACAACAAAAATGAAATTACTGGTTTAAAAGATGTTATCCTGTCTCCAGTTATTGGAGGAGGATTAGGAAACGGACAAGATACAAAATTGTTAGATAATACTACAGTTGGTCAGCCATTAGGAAGTTTTTATATCTATCAATATGCTGGTTTTGATGCTACAAATGGAAAAATGATGTATTATAATGCAGCTGGAGAAAAAGTTACTCAAGATGCATTAAACGCAAATACAGATAAAAAATATGTTGGCTCTAGTTTACCAAAATCAAATTACGGATTATCATTAGGGTTTAATTACAAAAACTTTGATTTTTCAGTTGATGGATATGGGACTAGCGGGGCTAAAGTTTATAATGGTAAAAAAGCACAGCGTTTTTCTGGAGAAAATATTGAAGAATCTCTTGCTACAGATTTTTGGACAACAAACAACTTGACAGCTTCAAACCCTGCACCATTCAATCAAGTGCCAGTAGCTTCTACTTATTATTTAGAGTCTGGCGATTTCTTTAGAATCAACAATATTACATTAGGATATAAACTGCCAATTCAAAGTAATAATTTGATTAGCTCTTGCAGAATTTATGTAAACGCTATTAACCCATTTATTACACAAAAATTCTCTGGTTTCTCACCTGAATTAAACGGAGATGGAAATCCTTATGGAACCCAAGGTGTCGAACTTGATGCTTATCCAACTTTAAGATCATTTGTAATTGGTGCTAATTTAAAATTTTAA
- a CDS encoding RagB/SusD family nutrient uptake outer membrane protein, with amino-acid sequence MKKIYIATFVFSTFFFAGCADDYLDVDQTESISTKDTELYNNDAGAAQFVTAIYNKFLNWDMTSFGWIGLSSITSDDADKGSSPGDTGTDKDVLDALTYNASNPSAESTFIANYDGINRCNQALNIIPKLDKADPNLRARLIGEAKFLRAFMYFTLVKCYGGVPIVDHLPVPGNDSDRIMQLTRKTSAEVYTFIEADLNDAIAALPEKTAYSVNERSRASKGAAYALLAKVSLYQKNWQKVIDNCNKITGYSIVSDYASMFRAAGKFDSESIFEIYAQGAAPAKGIEGYSNTQGARGTGGWGWGFNSPSQSLVNAYEPGDVRKAATIIFRGSTLYDGRVVPNTVENERYNYKAYSSAYTDAWETDVDIKYLRYAEVLLMKAEALNELGQTSNAIPLLNQIRNRAGLANTTFSSQVDIRNAIWRERRVEMAFEHDRFFDLVRTGQAKTAFAVDGKVFTVGKNELFPIPATFIKQAGGLSQQNPGY; translated from the coding sequence ATGAAAAAGATATATATAGCAACGTTTGTATTTTCAACGTTCTTTTTTGCGGGATGTGCAGACGATTATTTAGATGTAGACCAAACAGAATCTATTTCTACAAAAGATACAGAATTATATAATAATGATGCTGGTGCAGCTCAGTTTGTAACGGCCATTTATAATAAATTCTTGAATTGGGATATGACTTCATTCGGATGGATAGGTCTTTCAAGTATTACCTCTGATGATGCCGATAAAGGTTCTTCACCCGGAGATACGGGTACTGATAAGGATGTATTGGATGCATTGACTTATAATGCTTCAAACCCATCTGCAGAAAGTACTTTTATTGCAAATTATGATGGAATTAACAGATGTAATCAAGCCTTAAATATCATTCCAAAATTAGATAAGGCTGATCCAAATTTAAGAGCTAGATTAATTGGCGAAGCTAAATTTTTAAGAGCATTCATGTATTTTACTTTAGTAAAATGCTATGGCGGGGTACCTATTGTAGATCATTTACCGGTTCCTGGAAATGATTCAGATAGAATTATGCAGTTAACACGTAAGACTTCTGCAGAAGTTTACACTTTTATTGAAGCTGATTTGAATGATGCAATTGCCGCATTACCTGAAAAAACAGCTTATTCAGTAAATGAAAGATCGAGAGCTTCAAAAGGTGCTGCTTATGCTTTATTGGCAAAAGTAAGTTTGTATCAGAAAAACTGGCAAAAAGTAATTGATAATTGTAATAAGATTACAGGATACTCAATTGTAAGTGATTATGCTTCAATGTTTAGAGCGGCAGGAAAATTTGATTCTGAATCTATTTTTGAAATTTACGCTCAGGGAGCAGCTCCTGCCAAAGGAATTGAGGGATATTCTAACACCCAAGGCGCTCGTGGTACCGGAGGTTGGGGCTGGGGTTTTAACTCTCCATCACAAAGTTTGGTAAATGCTTACGAACCTGGCGATGTTAGAAAAGCAGCAACAATCATTTTTAGAGGATCTACTTTATATGATGGAAGGGTTGTTCCAAATACAGTGGAAAACGAAAGATACAACTACAAAGCTTATTCTTCGGCTTACACTGATGCTTGGGAAACAGATGTTGATATTAAGTACCTAAGATACGCTGAAGTTTTGTTAATGAAGGCTGAAGCTTTAAATGAATTGGGTCAAACTTCGAACGCTATTCCTTTGTTAAATCAGATCAGAAATAGAGCTGGATTAGCAAATACAACTTTTAGTTCTCAAGTAGATATTAGAAATGCGATATGGAGAGAAAGAAGAGTGGAGATGGCTTTTGAACACGACAGATTCTTTGACTTAGTTCGTACAGGTCAAGCTAAAACAGCTTTTGCAGTTGATGGAAAAGTATTTACCGTAGGTAAAAACGAATTGTTTCCAATTCCAGCGACATTCATTAAACAGGCTGGTGGATTGTCTCAACAAAATCCGGGTTATTAA
- a CDS encoding LamG-like jellyroll fold domain-containing protein, whose protein sequence is MKKYKYVFLLSFVLASTLFVGCEDSIDKVNDPIPYEPIGGYENSDEIATANLVSKFSFENNLTDSKGSITNSLGTNIGYAVGAKGNAYNGSSSQERYFVGNASSAITGLNSFTFSFWMNTANTVDPATPGQGKGAQGIFTVVRPTEFWGGLNAFLENPDSAHPDRIRLKFDLENGRDGVAWRSQGAIVNIDNNLNKWVHVVFSYDAAKSMISAYINGELATNLGSFPYAPAAGVNGTATLYADNPGSIDNINGAPKYGDFKMVGTNGKIVFGTHQFETTPPQNNGGQQDWATSFAGLLDEFRIYNIALSSSDVRFLYKLEKDNR, encoded by the coding sequence ATGAAAAAATATAAATATGTTTTCTTGCTTTCTTTTGTTTTAGCTTCAACATTGTTTGTTGGCTGTGAAGATAGTATCGATAAAGTAAATGATCCAATTCCTTATGAACCGATTGGTGGGTATGAGAATTCAGATGAGATTGCCACAGCAAATTTGGTTTCTAAATTTAGTTTTGAAAACAATTTGACTGATAGTAAAGGTAGTATCACTAATTCTTTGGGAACTAATATTGGTTATGCAGTTGGAGCAAAAGGGAATGCTTATAATGGTTCTAGTTCACAAGAGCGTTATTTTGTAGGAAATGCTAGTTCTGCTATTACAGGCTTAAATAGTTTTACCTTTTCTTTCTGGATGAATACAGCCAATACAGTTGATCCTGCAACTCCAGGTCAAGGAAAAGGAGCTCAAGGTATTTTTACAGTGGTTCGGCCTACAGAGTTTTGGGGAGGATTAAATGCGTTTTTGGAAAATCCAGATAGTGCTCACCCTGATCGTATTCGATTAAAATTTGATTTAGAAAACGGTAGAGATGGTGTGGCTTGGAGAAGTCAAGGGGCTATTGTTAACATTGACAATAATCTGAACAAATGGGTTCACGTAGTTTTTTCTTATGATGCAGCCAAAAGTATGATCTCTGCTTATATAAATGGTGAATTAGCAACTAATTTAGGATCGTTTCCTTACGCCCCTGCTGCAGGTGTAAATGGTACGGCTACTTTATATGCTGATAATCCTGGAAGTATTGACAATATAAACGGTGCGCCAAAATATGGAGATTTTAAAATGGTAGGTACTAATGGAAAAATTGTATTTGGAACTCATCAATTTGAAACTACACCACCTCAAAATAATGGAGGTCAACAAGATTGGGCAACTAGTTTTGCCGGTTTATTAGATGAGTTTAGAATTTACAATATAGCACTTTCTTCAAGCGATGTTCGCTTTTTATACAAATTAGAAAAAGACAACAGATAA
- a CDS encoding glucoamylase family protein produces the protein MKNHLFLLFFLSFFNSCTSSNSSDGKSGGTPLPTTPTAPVTALTDEQAMDQVQKDAIKYFWDYAEPNSKLGRERYHTEDPGFEVNKVTTGGSGFGLMSLIVGIERGFIPRAEAVTRMTTAMDFLEKADRFHGAWAHWMDGTTGKAISFGNKDDGGDIVETAFLCQGLIAVREYFKNGNTQEKALSAKADNLWKGVEWSWYTNGENAMYWHWSPTYQWEMKFKLEGYNECLIAYIMGAASPTHPIPAAAYHEGWTRSGTIGTTKTQYGIPLIFKYNTVSGNVGPLFWAQYSYLGLDPSQLTDKYANYWELTQNQAKIVYAYCVDNPKKWAGYSEKCWGLTASYTRNTDGTTGYAAHDTDNDFGVITPTAALSSFPYTPKESMKFLHYLYDEKRSTYIGIAGPYDAISPHYNWVTPRYLAIDQGTIAPMIENYRTGLLWKLFMNAPEVKQGLLNLGFHSGKYGF, from the coding sequence ATGAAAAATCATCTATTCTTACTATTTTTTTTGAGTTTTTTCAATTCATGTACTTCTTCAAATTCATCGGATGGGAAATCTGGAGGTACACCTTTGCCAACAACTCCAACAGCGCCTGTCACAGCTTTGACAGATGAACAAGCCATGGATCAGGTTCAAAAAGATGCTATAAAATATTTTTGGGATTATGCCGAACCCAATTCAAAATTGGGAAGGGAACGCTATCATACAGAAGATCCTGGTTTCGAGGTCAACAAAGTTACTACGGGAGGTTCTGGATTTGGGTTAATGTCTTTGATTGTTGGAATAGAAAGAGGTTTTATTCCAAGAGCCGAAGCTGTTACCCGAATGACAACTGCAATGGATTTTCTGGAAAAAGCCGATCGTTTTCATGGAGCATGGGCGCATTGGATGGATGGGACTACAGGGAAAGCCATTTCTTTTGGCAATAAAGATGACGGAGGTGATATAGTCGAAACGGCTTTTTTATGCCAAGGTTTGATTGCCGTTCGGGAATATTTTAAAAACGGAAACACTCAGGAAAAAGCATTGTCTGCCAAAGCAGATAATTTATGGAAAGGTGTGGAATGGAGTTGGTACACCAATGGCGAAAATGCTATGTATTGGCATTGGTCACCAACCTATCAATGGGAGATGAAATTCAAATTGGAAGGGTATAATGAATGTTTGATAGCTTATATCATGGGAGCTGCTTCTCCAACGCATCCTATTCCTGCTGCTGCTTATCATGAAGGTTGGACACGAAGCGGAACTATCGGTACAACAAAAACTCAGTATGGAATCCCTTTGATATTTAAATACAATACCGTTAGCGGAAATGTTGGCCCGTTGTTTTGGGCACAATATTCTTATTTGGGATTAGATCCTTCACAACTTACCGATAAATATGCTAATTATTGGGAATTAACACAAAATCAGGCCAAAATTGTATATGCTTATTGTGTTGACAATCCGAAGAAATGGGCTGGCTATTCTGAAAAATGTTGGGGTCTTACAGCAAGTTATACCCGAAACACTGATGGAACAACCGGTTATGCAGCCCATGATACAGACAACGATTTTGGGGTTATTACTCCAACGGCTGCATTGTCTTCTTTTCCATATACTCCAAAAGAAAGTATGAAGTTTTTGCATTATTTGTATGATGAAAAGCGAAGTACTTACATAGGAATTGCAGGGCCTTATGACGCTATTTCGCCACATTATAATTGGGTTACTCCACGCTATTTGGCAATAGACCAAGGAACGATTGCTCCAATGATAGAAAATTACCGTACCGGTTTGCTATGGAAATTGTTCATGAACGCGCCTGAGGTAAAACAAGGTTTGCTGAATCTTGGTTTTCATTCTGGAAAATATGGATTTTAA
- a CDS encoding prolyl oligopeptidase family serine peptidase, which yields MKYNLIVPFFLLSLMSFAQKDIIAKTNIEVVQKQELGYALHFPLDSKEKKPLIIFLHGSGENGSDVEKVKIHGPFKYLKNHDIDAYVLAPQCPEGQQWNSDFLYQLILKIQKENNIDENRIYITGLSSGGWGTWSLALKHPEMFAAIVPVSGFVDLNQLEEICKIDAVPVRIFHGLMDDVVPVANDLVIYKELKKCNKDVELTLFNDAGHDCWTQVYDNPQIYAWMLKQIKKDKK from the coding sequence ATGAAATACAATCTGATTGTACCTTTTTTTTTGCTTTCATTGATGTCTTTTGCACAAAAAGATATCATAGCCAAAACAAATATTGAGGTAGTACAAAAACAGGAATTGGGTTACGCTTTGCATTTTCCTTTAGATAGTAAGGAAAAAAAACCTTTGATAATTTTTCTGCACGGTTCTGGTGAAAATGGTTCTGATGTGGAAAAAGTGAAAATTCATGGACCTTTCAAATATTTAAAAAACCATGATATAGATGCTTATGTTCTTGCGCCTCAATGTCCGGAAGGACAGCAATGGAATTCGGATTTTTTATATCAATTGATTTTAAAAATTCAGAAAGAAAACAATATTGATGAAAACCGAATATATATTACTGGGTTAAGTTCAGGAGGATGGGGAACATGGAGTCTGGCTTTAAAACACCCTGAAATGTTTGCCGCTATAGTTCCTGTTTCCGGTTTTGTAGACCTCAATCAGCTGGAAGAGATATGTAAAATAGATGCTGTTCCTGTAAGGATTTTTCATGGCTTGATGGATGATGTCGTTCCTGTAGCTAATGATTTGGTAATATATAAAGAATTGAAAAAATGTAATAAAGACGTTGAGTTGACTCTTTTTAATGATGCAGGTCATGATTGCTGGACTCAGGTTTATGACAATCCACAAATTTATGCATGGATGTTGAAACAAATAAAAAAAGATAAAAAATGA